The following coding sequences are from one Triticum aestivum cultivar Chinese Spring chromosome 5A, IWGSC CS RefSeq v2.1, whole genome shotgun sequence window:
- the LOC123102904 gene encoding histone deacetylase 14 isoform X1 encodes MELLGIPRSLPILGDNCLPLLSGRVFPLLRQYRVYGTHHSLTWSSLQTTGRKQNLNGGRPAQCATSHDGASISHANGAPKDSPLPDSLLRDARILYCASPAMGHNKEAHPESNKRVPAIVDALEKLELTPKHRGSQVLEIQNFYPASLDDVARVHSRTYITGLEKAMSKALDEGLIFIEGTGPTYATQTTFAESLLSAGAGITLVDSVVAASKLGLSPPLGFALIRPPGHHAVPEGPMGFCVFGNIAVAARYAQHQHGLKRVMIIDFDVHHGNGTSDAFYDDPDIFFLSTHQLGSYPGTGKMNLIGQGSGEGTTLNLPLPGGSGDYSMRCAFDEVIAPSAQRFKPDIILVSAGYDAHALDPLAGLQFTTGTFYMLASSIKQLARELCSGRCVFFLEGGYNLQSLSSSVADTFRAFLDEPSLAAQFDDPTMLYEEPTRRIKEAIEKVRHLHSL; translated from the exons ATGGAGCTTCTGGGGATACCACGATCCCTACCGATTCTTGGAG ACAACTGCCTGCCACTTCTCTCAGGAAGGGTGTTTCCTTTGCTCAGACAGTACCGTGTCTATGGAACACATCATTCCCTAACCTGGAGCAGCTTACAAACCACCGGGAGAAAGCAGAACCTGAATGGGGGTCGGCCTGCACAGTGTGCGACGAGTCACGATGGAGCTTCTATCTCACATGCAAATGGTGCTCCAAAGGATTCACCTTTGCCGGATAGTTTGCTTCGTGATGCTCGCATCCTCTATTGTGCTTCTCCTGCCATGGGTCATAACAAG GAAGCACATCCAGAATCAAACAAAAGAGTGCCAGCAATAGTTGATGCTCTCGAAAAATTGGAGCTTACACCAAAG CATCGGGGTTCACAGGTTCTTGAAATCCAAAATTTCTACCCTGCTTCACTTGATGATGTTGCACGAGTTCATTCAAGAACATACATCACTGGACTCGAAAAG GCTATGAGTAAGGCTTTGGATGAAGGTTTGATATTCATCGAAGGAACTGGACCAACATATGCTACACAGACT ACTTTCGCAGAATCACTTCTTTCAGCTGGTGCTGGAATTACATTGGTTGATTCAGTG GTTGCCGCATCAAAGCTGGGCCTAAGTCCACCTCTTGGATTTGCGCTAATAAGGCCACCCGGACACCATGCTGTTCCTGAAGGTCCCATGGGCTTTTGCGTCTTTGGGAACATTGCAGTTGCAGCTCGGTACGCTCAGCATCAACATGGATTGAAGCGAGTAATGATAATAGATTTTGACGTTCACCATGGCAATGGCACATCTGATGCCTTTTATGACGATCCAGACATCTTCTTCCTCTCAACCCACCAG CTAGGAAGCTATCCCGGTACTGGTAAGATGAACCTAATTGGTCAGGGCAGTGGCGAAGGAACAACGCTCAACCTGCCATTGCCCGGTGGCTCAGGTGACTACTCAATGAGGTGCGCCTTTGATGAGGTCATTGCTCCATCTGCGCAGCGGTTCAAGCCCGATATCATCCTCGTTTCAGCTGG CTACGACGCGCACGCGCTGGACCCTCTAGCGGGTCTGCAGTTCACGACGGGCACGTTCTACATGCTGGCGTCGAGCATCAAGCAGCTGGCCAGGGAGCTGTGCAGCGGCCGCTGCGTCTTCTTCCTGGAAGGTGGTTACAACCTGCAGTCGCTCTCCAGCTCTGTGGCTGACACCTTCCGCGCGTTCCTCGACGAGCCCAGCCTCGCTGCTCAGTTTGACGACCCGACAATGTTGTATGAGGAGCCGACGCGGAGGATCAAGGAGGCGATTGAGAAGGTCAGGCATCTTCACTCGCTCTAG
- the LOC123102904 gene encoding histone deacetylase 14 isoform X2, which translates to MELLGIPRSLPILGGRVFPLLRQYRVYGTHHSLTWSSLQTTGRKQNLNGGRPAQCATSHDGASISHANGAPKDSPLPDSLLRDARILYCASPAMGHNKEAHPESNKRVPAIVDALEKLELTPKHRGSQVLEIQNFYPASLDDVARVHSRTYITGLEKAMSKALDEGLIFIEGTGPTYATQTTFAESLLSAGAGITLVDSVVAASKLGLSPPLGFALIRPPGHHAVPEGPMGFCVFGNIAVAARYAQHQHGLKRVMIIDFDVHHGNGTSDAFYDDPDIFFLSTHQLGSYPGTGKMNLIGQGSGEGTTLNLPLPGGSGDYSMRCAFDEVIAPSAQRFKPDIILVSAGYDAHALDPLAGLQFTTGTFYMLASSIKQLARELCSGRCVFFLEGGYNLQSLSSSVADTFRAFLDEPSLAAQFDDPTMLYEEPTRRIKEAIEKVRHLHSL; encoded by the exons ATGGAGCTTCTGGGGATACCACGATCCCTACCGATTCTTGGAG GAAGGGTGTTTCCTTTGCTCAGACAGTACCGTGTCTATGGAACACATCATTCCCTAACCTGGAGCAGCTTACAAACCACCGGGAGAAAGCAGAACCTGAATGGGGGTCGGCCTGCACAGTGTGCGACGAGTCACGATGGAGCTTCTATCTCACATGCAAATGGTGCTCCAAAGGATTCACCTTTGCCGGATAGTTTGCTTCGTGATGCTCGCATCCTCTATTGTGCTTCTCCTGCCATGGGTCATAACAAG GAAGCACATCCAGAATCAAACAAAAGAGTGCCAGCAATAGTTGATGCTCTCGAAAAATTGGAGCTTACACCAAAG CATCGGGGTTCACAGGTTCTTGAAATCCAAAATTTCTACCCTGCTTCACTTGATGATGTTGCACGAGTTCATTCAAGAACATACATCACTGGACTCGAAAAG GCTATGAGTAAGGCTTTGGATGAAGGTTTGATATTCATCGAAGGAACTGGACCAACATATGCTACACAGACT ACTTTCGCAGAATCACTTCTTTCAGCTGGTGCTGGAATTACATTGGTTGATTCAGTG GTTGCCGCATCAAAGCTGGGCCTAAGTCCACCTCTTGGATTTGCGCTAATAAGGCCACCCGGACACCATGCTGTTCCTGAAGGTCCCATGGGCTTTTGCGTCTTTGGGAACATTGCAGTTGCAGCTCGGTACGCTCAGCATCAACATGGATTGAAGCGAGTAATGATAATAGATTTTGACGTTCACCATGGCAATGGCACATCTGATGCCTTTTATGACGATCCAGACATCTTCTTCCTCTCAACCCACCAG CTAGGAAGCTATCCCGGTACTGGTAAGATGAACCTAATTGGTCAGGGCAGTGGCGAAGGAACAACGCTCAACCTGCCATTGCCCGGTGGCTCAGGTGACTACTCAATGAGGTGCGCCTTTGATGAGGTCATTGCTCCATCTGCGCAGCGGTTCAAGCCCGATATCATCCTCGTTTCAGCTGG CTACGACGCGCACGCGCTGGACCCTCTAGCGGGTCTGCAGTTCACGACGGGCACGTTCTACATGCTGGCGTCGAGCATCAAGCAGCTGGCCAGGGAGCTGTGCAGCGGCCGCTGCGTCTTCTTCCTGGAAGGTGGTTACAACCTGCAGTCGCTCTCCAGCTCTGTGGCTGACACCTTCCGCGCGTTCCTCGACGAGCCCAGCCTCGCTGCTCAGTTTGACGACCCGACAATGTTGTATGAGGAGCCGACGCGGAGGATCAAGGAGGCGATTGAGAAGGTCAGGCATCTTCACTCGCTCTAG
- the LOC123102907 gene encoding cx9C motif-containing protein 4 has product MAPPSKEPCKKEACDIQACLSKNLFDSKKCLKVIQSLQSCCEQCEYKSTHCGSLSGLLKNISK; this is encoded by the exons ATGGCGCCGCCCAGCAAGGAGCCGTGCAAGAAGGAGGCGTGCGACATCCAGGCCTGCCTCTCCAAGAACCTCTTCGATTCCAAGAA GTGTTTGAAAGTTATTCAGTCACTACAATCTTGTTGTGAGCAATGCGAGTACAAATCAACACATTGTGGTTCTTTGTCGGGCTTGCTCAAAAACATTTCAAAGTGA